CAACATTTCCCGGAGGTTCTGCGAGGTCTTCGACAGTAAGGATCTTCAGGAGATCCACACGGCGGTGTCTCTTACGTGGCCGCACATCCCCCCCGTCTACGTGTTCTGGAGCTTCAGGCGGCAAGCCCTGGTTCGTTTCTGCCCGGTTTGCTTCACCTTCCTCAGTCAACCGCTGTCTGTCCGTACAGTTTTCCTCGGAAGCACCACAAGGGTCGTGTCCTTCGCCCGGGTCttccggagagagagagaggcggaaagcgTCGAcgggtttctcttctttgcttctgGCTTGgggtttcctttcttcgctttcccctTTAAGTTCTGCactctcttcatctccctcGTGGTCAATACGCTTGGTTCTCCTGTTCATACGAACCCTCCTTAAGGTGGCCTTTGCCTTCGGCCGGGGTTGCTCGACACCAGTCTCGAGCCGATTCTGACGCAGCTGCTCTTCAATGGCGAGGACCACGACTGCGCCTGGGCCAACAGTTGCGGCAGGCTTTCCCTGCAGGACGGGGCCTAGAGCTTCGGCGATCTGtgcgtctgccttttcctcttctgtctgaTGAGGGTTGAACTGTCGCTGTTCAGCCATGTCTAGTAGTTTCTTCAACTGCTCTTTCAGCCCCAGCGGCTGCTCGTGCGCGCCTCCACAGGCGCCAGGCACGGAGGTGCCAGTCTCCTCGTCCGCCTCGCGGTTTCTCGCTgcatctctgcctctcggaTCTCGAAAAGCCGGCAGAGCGTTTGCGGATCCCCGCCGGCAGATGGAGGGACGGGCGTCTCGAGGTCGAGGGCCTGCCGCTCCGAGTTTCTGCCGGGGGCATCTCGTTTGGAGGGTCCGCCCCTTCTTGCCCTGTCCTAGATTTCGCGCTCCTTTCGCTCCGTTAGTTCTTCTCACGATGCCGCCTTGGCGTGGAAACGCGACTGCAGAGAGCTCTCTGGGATTTAGGAAACCTGTGCACCGCCGCCCACGGTCTGCCGCTCGGGATGCCGCACGTGCTCTCGCATTTTCGCCCCGTCGATACAGGCCTTCTCCCACTTCACTGGGGGGCTCGTCTTCCGAAGAACTATcggaggacgagagcgaggcatTCGACATCTGCTTTGTGTTCATCTCTGCTTCAGCAGCGGCGCCTTTCGGTGTTCTGGGGTGCACACACGTCGCTTCGTGACCCAGATTTccctgcgtcttttcttctgcataGGTGtgactgcctctctctgaaTTTGCCGTTGCATCTGATATCGATTtgcctcctttttttccgcgtttcgtcGGTTGCAACTCGGCGACGAGCTTAcgtgcgcctctcggcgGAACACGTCGCTGTCGGCCTGCCGCTGACTCGGTGGAACTGTCGTGGGCATCTTTCGATTCCTCCTGTTTCTGCAAATTAGGAGTCGCGTTCGGTATTGATTTACTTGCATCAGGAGGGGTAGCGGCCCGCAAAACGCCCTTCTGCTTAGCCTTCGCCTTGGCTTTAGCAGCCCCGCGCCTCCCCGCGCCTGTCGCGGGCTCTAGAGAGGGcggcgcgttttccgcggCCGTTGAAGCTCCTCTCTCGGACCCAGAGGCCGGGTGCTGCAGGTGACTTGCGTCACACTCCTCTTTAACTGCGGCTTTCTGCTTAGCTTTTGCCTTGGCGACTCGCTTTTTCGGAGTTCTCTTTGGTTCTCTTGCCGGCCGTGCCGGAGCATCCGACAAACGGCCACAACTGTCGTCGTCGCTTCCgggtctctgccttcgcgcgGACAACTCACACCCTTTAGTCATCTCCATAGCCACTTGCAGGGTTACGCACTCGTATACTGTGCTCGCATGCTGGTTGAGTAACGAGTGCCTGGCCGTCGCGAGGTACTTCTTGTCCTCAGTGTAAGGTAATGAGAACCTGAATCCTGAAGACTGAAGGCCACCTACCCAGCCATTGCCGGGTCTCCTTTTACGTGATCCTTCACTGCCGCTGAACGCGTCTTCAGTTTCGAGAGGTCCGCCTCGTGCCCGCTGAACTCCGGTTTCCGGCGGTCGGCGGACCGGCAGAAGGCAGCATCGCGCCATCGTTTGTTGGCGGCGTTCTTCGTAGTAGGCGTCGATCgacaggcaggcgaggaaaaacgtgATGCACATGAGATAACCTCCAAGGATACCGGCGGCGGTAATCCAACAGAAATTTCGGATCGCCAGGTAGGGGGAAGTCGCGCCAATGGCGAAGCTAATGATGCTCGTAAGGGTTGTTATCGTTATCGATAACCCAGAGTCTCGCATTGTGATTGTCAACCGTTCCTTCGCGACTGTTCTCGTAAACGTGAGCGAATAGGAGTTGATAATGACAAACACGTCATCGACGCCAATACCCATAACAAGGAAAGGCGCGGCGGTGGCCGTCGTCGTGTGCTCAAGTCCCACGAGGTAACACAAACCCGCACCTCCGCAATATCCAAGGGCGGCCGCCGTTGCTCCCATGACGGAAACGAGCATCTTGCTGCGAAAGTGATTCGTGCTAAACGTTACCAACCCCACGTAGCCAAAGATGAGAGTGCCTGCAGCTAAGACAAACAAAATGTCCGTGCTCCCCTTGAAGCCCGTGCTAGACGAGAGGCCTTCTTCTGGAATCAAACGCACAGAAACAAGAGGGCGCTAGGCCAGTGGCTGAGTTGAACGGGCTCTGCGGTACCTCTTTTCTGTACTGGAACCGCTAACAAAGAGCTCGACCGAACATTTCTCTTCCAAACGTTGAAAAAAATGGATACAAAGATATAGGCTACGACATCTGGAAATTCCCGAGAGGTAGCACGGGACGATCCCCCTTTTTGTCTACCTACACACTTTGTCCTACTTGTTCTCACGgcgccctctctctttctcactGGTGCACTACATGCATCTTTGAACCTGCAGTTGCTACTCTGACAACGAATTTCATATCAAAGGGTGGCACAGTCTCGACAGATTTGGTTTAGATGCGCAGCACTCTCTCGACCGTCTCCATTGCCTCGTGCGAGGACACACAAAGGATAGAGCACCGGAGAACGCGCGTCCGTACCCAAGCTTTGGTCGGTTTTGCAGTAGATCGACGCGCCAGGCAACCGCCATCGGGAATTTTCGACAAGCTTGACCAGGGCTGCTTCCCACGCGCGAGCGACGGGCCTCATGTGCGGTTTGTCTGACAATGTGTATCGGAGCACAAAGCCTGAAGTTCCACGAACCTGAAACCCGTTTCCATTCAGTCGTAATCCTTTCTGGCTGATCCATAACTCGGTAATTGTCTCGGTTGCGAGCGTCCAACTGGTATGCCGGGGATAACCGAGGGGCTGTCCGAACTCCCTGCGTACGGCAGACAAGCAGACCACCTGATATTTTCCGTGGAGGTACCACTGGGAGATGCACGAGGGCGCATGGGTAATGAGCAAGCTTGTTGTACCTCCGTACGTGCCACTTAACTTTTGAAATTGCCACACAACCGCTCTGGGTGACTCCACAGAGGCAAATTGCCTAATGTGTGTTTGCATCCCCATATGGTTCCAGGCGTTTCGTAGCCCAGACACcggcaagagaggaaagaacaTTGATCCGCACAGCACGTTCTTGCAACAGTGCGATGAACCATCTCGAGTTGCAGCACTTTACCTTTGGGAAAAAAATATGAACAAGGCGGCCGATCCCGACTCATTCGTCTCTGGGAAGTGGACGCGGTAACCCAGAATCGACTCTGCCATGCGACTGGTCAGTTCGCGCAAACTTGTCAACAGCATTGCTCGAAAAGGAAACCTATTCTGCTCTTCGGAACTCTCTACAAGTGTCTTCTGAAGGCGCCCGCTGCTTGCCAACACAGTATTTTTTACCTGCGGTCGTTGTACATGAAGAGCACCCCTTCAGGGGGATTACAGACTCCCACCTTGTCCTTCAGACAGAGATTCGAAAAGCCATACTGACCAGGCGGCAGAGGTGGCCGGCAGGCGAGACCAGAGATTCGATCTTTTGCAGGAGCGTGGGTCTCGACGCATCCAAACTCGCTCATGCCGAAACCTCCGGTGACTCCAAGCGCCCTTACTGTAGCTCCAAGGGCCGCGGGTTTCTGAAGTGGAACACCCGGAACCTTGTTGTCTCCGGTAACGGACAAATTTCGCTCGCTTCGAAACAGGACCGGCGTTTGGCGTGACTGGTGAACATTATCTGTCCCCCGCTGGAGGGTCCCCAGGGCCGCATGTTTATTCTCGTTGCTAATGAAACGTGCCTCACTTTCGCCTCGGGGAGCCACAGGATCGGCATGGTCGTCCTCTCGGCCTGTACTGAGAGGCACGTTccggacagaagagacggtgGCCGACGAAGCTTCCGTGATTTTTTCCCTGCTGGATACCTCCAGATCTGTTTTTGCTGGAGAGGCCGAAGCGTGCAAAGCCGGTCCCAGCACAAGAGAGGACATTTGCGAGGCAATCTGAAGGGGTAtgggagaaaggaaggaactTGCAGCAAAGTCGGCGGCGTTTGCATCGCCTGAGTTCGCTTCTGTGGTTTGTAGCCGGCGGGGCCAGTAAAAGTCGTCCTCGTGGGGACGTCTGTTGGGGTCGCGCACGCCTAGGCCGCCCACGAGTTGATCGAAAAGGAGCGGCGGAAGAGTGGTATTTGCCATGAGCTCCTCCTCTGGTTTGACAGAAACCGACAGCTCCAGGACTTCCAGATGGAACGTCCACAGCGCGTCAAGAAACTCGCGGGTAAGCAGATTCGTGTCTTCGACGTTTGCGACGACGTAGATAACCTCAGTCCGCGTCAGGTTGCCATAGAACATGTTTGAATAAAGAAGCGAATCCTGAAAACGATAACGAACACGCCCTTCGAAACGAGAAATGGTCACATGCCGAAACAGCATCCCACATCCTGTACGCGGGTGCCGTGCAAAGTGGAAGGCAAAACTATGGGACCGGTCTATCAATATTAAAGAACCGATCGGTCGCGATGCCGAGAACTGTATCGAATGGATCAGATAGGATTAATTGGCACCTGTCTTGGTAGAATGCTTCTCAGCCCCAGGTTATCTAAGAAAGAGCGTAGACAAACTTGACCCGAGAGCTAATCTCACGACACAGAAAGCTGGCATATGCAGCCACGCCAGTCTTACTCGCCGTTCTAGCAAACCTTTCAAAATCGTTGCTCAGAAGGTGATCTTTGGTGGAAGAACTGACCAAACACTCACAACAGATCAATTCATTATTCGTGGTACCGCAGTGTCGTCGGCGTATTTCGTGCAGGCTGCGGTGGAAAGTGAATTTTTTTCCATTCGATTGAAGCTTAGCCGTGGCAATTAAGATTTCAGGTTGACAGCGTCTTGGAACGAGTGACACAAGTCCCTGCTCGGCGAGCATGCCTGGGGAAAAGACTATACATATGGGAGTTAAGCGCCTGGTCAATGGGATCCTTTCCGTTTATAATTTACCCGTAAAAAGCGGCTGTGCTGGCTTCATTCCACTCGAAGTTCGGAACTTTGAGTAAAGCTAAATCCACTCCTATCCTGTATATGGCATTTGATCTAACAATATGTTTGTATTCACTGTATACTCTGTGAAGGAGGCTTGATGGCGACAAATTACCTTTTGTTGGTAACGGTACTGTCATCTCTTCCATAGTCGGCTGCAACTGGACGAGTCTACATTTGCCTCGTGGTTTTTTCGTCGGAAGGCCGTGTTCACCTTCCACACAACACTTTTGAGTCCTTGTAGGCGCCAGATTGTCAGCAACATATCCGTGATTCTGATAAGCCTGCGTCTGACTTACATTGTGAGCACGAGTCCAAGGCAGTGCGTACTGTCTTTCTCCATCCTTCACCACGCGGCGGAGTGGAATCCCAATGGCGAGAAGCAGGGACACcatgagagagagggcgatGACCTACGGGGTCAGGGCGGGACAGTATGATGCATAAGATTAAAATGAAGAAAGTGTGAACAGAACTGTTCGGAAGCGAAACCGTACATTCCCTTCGGAACCGGGCAGTCCAACGAAGACGGGTGAGCACCACAGAACATACTGACCAGCGTGGAAAAGGTATTGGAGGGGAACGCAAGAGTAGTTGCCGGTTCAACCTTTGGGATCGCAGATTTCTGGAAGTGTACACATCCGTCCTGCTCGCCAGTGGTTCACctcactttctctctgtgaAGGCGGCGAAACTTCACCCCTCGTGTGCTCAGTGACTCACTAGCCAAGGACGCTTGTAGACCACTAGGGTGTATGCTACGAAACATCTGCCTATGGCATGAATCAATCTGTCTTTCGCCGCTTGAAAGGACGATGCGCACTCGAAGGGGGACCACTGATCTTTTTGGAGCTTCTCATAGTACGCGTCATCATGGCAATCCTCATCCTCATCGGATCCACAGAAAGCtacgtcgctgtctctctcctccgcaaAAGACTCAGTTTCCTCCCACTCGCGTtccttccgtcttcgtctctcctcgtgttcttcctcctgggCTCGCGCGACTGCCCGGTTCGACCAGGCAGGCGGACCGACCATCATTCTCTGCGACGAAGTGGCTAACGCGAAGCCCTATCATCCGAGCAAAGGGCCGCAGCCCTTTGTTCTTCTTCAAAATAAACGAGCGTGATCCTCTGCTTAGAAGGCATACGCGCTTCGTAAGAGTCAAAGCATGGAACTGGGAGTTGCGAAAGAGGGGTTCATGGCCGCTGCGGTAAATCGCCTTTGCAAATGGCCCTTGGCACTCGTGCAGTGTCACGTACAGAGTCTGTGTCAGCTCGCAAAAGGAGCTTCACTCGGAAGTTCAGTACGGAGACCCAGCAGTCCACAGCTGGATTGTATTTGGGCTGGCACCGATTCAGCAGGCAAAGTTTCTGGGCACGCGCTCTGTGCCTGTTCAGGTGCGACTGAGTTGATGAGCCGAAAGACCCAGCGAGATCTCTCGACTCGTGAGGGAGTTCCAACTAAGTAAGATGTTGGAACGCGGCGAAAAGCCGAGAAATTCGTCAGCTGACGACCTGTACCGGAACTCTACGGGCCGCCAAAGGTCAGGAACAAGTTAACGTCGAGTTAAAACACTCGACACGAAATCGAGCAGGGGAGAGAACCTAATCATTCCACCTAATAATTCGGGACTGCACTTCAGCTCGACGGCTTTATGCTGTTACAGCAGAGTGAAAACAACACTGGCAAAAACTGTAACACGAGAACCACTGCGTTAAAGCCAGACCTGAGAGATCCTGCGGACCGAAAACACCAAATCAGCTAAGAAGGGGCTTGTTGTTTCGGGACAGTCTTTTTATAGGATATCGGACCTGACCGCGAATGAGAATGTCCCGCGTGTGCGAGACTTTCTAAACGATAGCTTAGAAGGGATGGATGCCAAAGAGGAATTCCACAGGAGAATCGCCGATCAGTAAACCAAAAATTACTGGGAGGTTTCTTCCTCCATTCGGAGAAACAGTAAAGCACCTGCCTGGTATCAAAGCACACCTGCCTATTCTGGCACACGGCGCGAAGTGAACTTTTTTCTACTCGGAGTCCGTTGTCTCGGGATACACAAACGTTACAGAACAGTTCTAGGAAGCTCCTTCTTCAATCGAGGACGTGCACAGGCAAGAACACTTTATGGGGCGAGTGATGGCCAAAATCCTCCACGGCTGCAGAAGCTGGAGCGTAAACTTGttcccg
This region of Neospora caninum Liverpool complete genome, chromosome Ia genomic DNA includes:
- a CDS encoding sterol sensing 5-transmembrane protein, related, which translates into the protein MMVGPPAWSNRAVARAQEEEHEERRRRKEREWEETESFAEERDSDVAFCGSDEDEDCHDDAYYEKLQKDQWSPFECASSFQAAKDRLIHAIGRCFVAYTLVVYKRPWLVIALSLMVSLLLAIGIPLRRVVKDGERQYALPWTRAHNDSLLYSNMFYGNLTRTEVIYVVANVEDTNLLTREFLDALWTFHLEVLELSVSVKPEEELMANTTLPPLLFDQLVGGLGVRDPNRRPHEDDFYWPRRLQTTEANSGDANAADFAASSFLSPIPLQIASQMSSLVLGPALHASASPAKTDLEVSSREKITEASSATVSSVRNVPLSTGREDDHADPVAPRGESEARFISNENKHAALGTLQRGTDNVHQSRQTPVLFRSERNLSVTGDNKVPGVPLQKPAALGATVRALGVTGGFGMSEFGCVETHAPAKDRISGLACRPPLPPDKPHMRPVARAWEAALVKLVENSRWRLPGASIYCKTDQSLEEGLSSSTGFKGSTDILFVLAAGTLIFGYVGLVTFSTNHFRSKMLVSVMGATAAALGYCGGAGLCYLVGLEHTTTATAAPFLVMGIGVDDVFVIINSYSLTFTRTVAKERLTITMRDSGLSITITTLTSIISFAIGATSPYLAIRNFCWITAAGILGGYLMCITFFLACLSIDAYYEERRQQTMARCCLLPVRRPPETGVQRARGGPLETEDAFSGSEGSRKRRPGNGWVGGLQSSGFRFSLPYTEDKKYLATARHSLLNQHASTVYECVTLQVAMEMTKGCELSARRQRPGSDDDSCGRLSDAPARPAREPKRTPKKRVAKAKAKQKAAVKEECDASHLQHPASGSERGASTAAENAPPSLEPATGAGRRGAAKAKAKAKQKGVLRAATPPDASKSIPNATPNLQKQEESKDAHDSSTESAAGRQRRVPPRGARKLVAELQPTKRGKKGGKSISDATANSERGSHTYAEEKTQGNLGHEATCVHPRTPKGAAAEAEMNTKQMSNASLSSSDSSSEDEPPSEVGEGLYRRGENARARAASRAADRGRRCTGFLNPRELSAVAFPRQGGIVRRTNGAKGARNLGQGKKGRTLQTRCPRQKLGAAGPRPRDARPSICRRGSANALPAFRDPRGRDAARNREADEETGTSVPGACGGAHEQPLGLKEQLKKLLDMAEQRQFNPHQTEEEKADAQIAEALGPVLQGKPAATVGPGAVVVLAIEEQLRQNRLETGVEQPRPKAKATLRRKFFDAQEFFFNNYGDPVKIFFTSPRDICSRTFKSEYAWLHQKLESRGYTRHLVDGLHVFLSSPLGAYGPENNPVTCMRILRSWLQTPMGANFASQFAWQGDSELRAFQTLLIPVYFPTSEESSNFMVSLRRDLQSFKAADAHAYNRLFVFYESDTSILSSTLANMAWAGCAVLIVSVLLLPSLWSAIMVIVILVLIDVSIIGFMHFWDLPLNMLTMVNLIISIGFAIDYATHICHTFCHCVGRTRDLRVFETLVLIGNPIFHGVLSTLLGVSVLAFTRSYVLRVFFKMMTLVLVLAFAHGVILLPVLLSLVGPMDPRKEPVKRALKNFVRGLRSKGRTERSK